The Burkholderia mayonis DNA window GATCGACCAGCAGACCTGGGACGAGCTCAACAACTCGCCCGACAAGCCGCTCCTGAACCGCCCGCTGCACGGCACCTATCCGCCCGGCTCGACGTACAAACCGTTCATGGCGCTCGCAGGCCTGACGCTCGGCAAGCGCTCGCCGGGCTGGGGCTTCCAGGACCCCGGCTACTTCACGTTCGGCGGCCACACGTTCCGCAACGACGTGCGCTCGGGTCAAGGCTGGGTCGACATGAACAAGGCGATCATGGTGTCGAACGACACGTATTTCTACATGCTCGCGCGCGACCTCGGCGTGACCGCGATCGCGAATTTCATGAAGCCGTTCGGATTCGGCCAGATCACCGGCATCGACGTCCAGGGCGAGGCGCGCGGCGTGCTGCCGTCGCCCGAATGGAAGAAGAAGACGTTCAAGAAGGCCGCGCAGCAGAAGTGGTTCGACGGCGAGACGATCAGCCTCGGGATCGGACAAGGCTACAACTCGTTCACGATCCTGCAGCTCGCGCACGCGACCGCGACGCTCGCGAACGACGGCGTCGTCATGAAGCCGCACCTCGTGAAAGAGGTCGAGAACCCGATCTCGCGCGAGCGGCATCTGACCGTGCCGAAGGAAAGCGGCGCGATCCCGCTCAAGCAGGGCGACCTCGACGTCGTGAAGCGCGGGATGGAAAACGTCGTCGAGAATCCGTCCGGCACCGCGTTCAAGGTGTTCCGCGGCGCGCCGTACCTCGCGGCGGGCAAGACCGGCACCGCGCAGGTGTTCTCGCTGCAGGGCGGCAACTACCGCGGCCACCTGCTTGCCGAGCATCTGCGCGACCACGCGCTCTTCATCGCATACGCGCCCGCCGACCATCCGCAGATCGCGATCGCGCTGATTGTCGAGAACGGCGGCTGGGGCGCACAGTCCGCAGGCCCAATCGCGCGGCGCGTGCTCGATTTCTATCTGCTCGACCGCAAGAATCCCACGACGGAAGCCGCAGCCGTCGCGGCGGCCGCGTCGGCGACCGAGCCGGTCAACGCGCCCGTGATCGGCGACGCGACGAAGCCTGTCGGCGTTGCGGCCGGGTTCAAGGCGCTGCCTCGGCCGACGCCGCCCGCGGCAGCGAGCGGAGCGGAGGCGGCGTCGGGCGCAAGCGGGGCGGCGGCCAGCGACGCAAATGCCGGCGTCGGCGCAGCGGGCACTCGCGCGGCCCCCCATGCAATCGGCACCGCGACGAGCGCAACGGCCAGCGCTCCAGGCGCAACCGCGACGGCCGTCAGCGCCGCGAGCGCGCCGCCTGCGGCCCGCCGCCTGCCTACGCGCAAACCGCGCCGCGCGCCGGCGAGCGACGCGGCGATCACCGCCGCCGCGCCGCGGAACGACAACCGCGCCATCCCCGCCGAGAAGCCGGCGCGGGGCGGCATCGACGAGTAACGGAGACAGGCATGCAATTCGACAAGCGCGCCTCGCTCGACAAGATCAAGCAGATGTTCGCGGGCTTCGACCGACCGCTCGCGCTCATCGTGTTCCTGCTGCTGTGCGTCGGCATCGTCACGCTCTACAGCGCGAGCATCGACATGCCCGGACGCGTCGAAGACCAGTTGCGCAACATCCTGCTGACGTTCGCGCTGATGTGGGTGATTGCGAACATTCCGCCGCAGACGCTGATGCGCTTCGCCGTGCCGCTCTATTCGTTCGGCGTCGCGCTCCTCGTCGCGGTCGCGCTGTTCGGAATGACGAAAAAGGGGGCGAAGCGCTGGCTGAACGTCGGCGTCGTGATCCAGCCGTCCGAGATCCTCAAGATCGCGACGCCGCTGATGCTCGCGTGGTACTACCAGCGACGCGAAAGCAGCCTGCGCTGGTACGACTTCGTCGTCGCGTTCGGCATCCTGATGGTGCCCGTCGGCCTGATCGCGAAACAGCCGGACCTCGGCACCGCCGTCCTCGTGTTCGCGGCAGGCCTCTTCGTGATCTATCTCGCGGGGCTGTCGTACAAGCTGATCGTGCCGGTGCTCGTCGCCGGCGTGCTCGCGGTCGGCTCGATCGCCGTGTTCGAGAACCGCATCTGCCAGCCCGAAGTCGTCTGGCCGCTGATGCACGACTACCAGAAGCACCGCGTCTGCACGCTCCTCGACCCGACGTCCGATCCGCTCGGCAAGGGCTTCCACACGATCCAGGCAGTGATCGCGATCGGCTCCGGCGGCCCGCTCGGCAAGGGTTATCTGAAGGGCACGCAGGCCCACCTCGAATTCATTCCGGAGAAGCACACAGACTTCATCTTCGCGGTGTTCTCCGAGGAATTCGGGCTCGTCGGCGGGATCGTGCTGCTCACGCTCTACATGGCGCTGATCGCGCGCGGGCTCTACATCGCCGCACAAGGCGCGACGCTGTTCGGGCGGCTGCTCGCGGGGTCGCTCACGCTCGCGTTCTTCGTCTACGCATTCGTCAACATCGGGATGGTGAGCGGCGTGCTTCCCGTCGTCGGCGTGCCGCTGCCGTTCATGAGCTACGGCGGCACCGCGCTCACGACGCTCGGTATCGCCATCGGGCTCATCATGAGCGTCGGACGGCAGAAACGGCTGATGAAGAGTTGATCGAAGCGGCGCGCGATGTGCCGCTTTTTATGTCCGGCTTTCGGGCTCGCGTTCGAGCCGGCGTTCAGCGAGCCGGGTGCGGTGAACGCGCGGACTCGCGACGTTCTACCGTGTCGG harbors:
- the mrdA gene encoding penicillin-binding protein 2, translated to MTEFKDTQQQLSKFRLRVAAAGVFVFVCFGLLATRFFYLQVWQHGKYALQAEENRISVAPIVPNRGIITDRNGVVLAKNYSAYTLEITPSKLTDTLENTINALSEVVQIDARDRRRFKKLQEDSKNFESLPIRTRLTDDEVARFTAQRWRFPGVDVRARLFRQYPLGPTAAHVIGYIGRISKRDQDRIDAMSDENDSDPETYDPRRDANNYKGTDYIGKVGVEQSYETELHGITGFEEVEVTAGGRPVRTLSRTQATPGSNLVLSLDIGLQQVAEQAFAGKRGALVAIEPKTGDVLAFVSSPSFDPNSFVDGIDQQTWDELNNSPDKPLLNRPLHGTYPPGSTYKPFMALAGLTLGKRSPGWGFQDPGYFTFGGHTFRNDVRSGQGWVDMNKAIMVSNDTYFYMLARDLGVTAIANFMKPFGFGQITGIDVQGEARGVLPSPEWKKKTFKKAAQQKWFDGETISLGIGQGYNSFTILQLAHATATLANDGVVMKPHLVKEVENPISRERHLTVPKESGAIPLKQGDLDVVKRGMENVVENPSGTAFKVFRGAPYLAAGKTGTAQVFSLQGGNYRGHLLAEHLRDHALFIAYAPADHPQIAIALIVENGGWGAQSAGPIARRVLDFYLLDRKNPTTEAAAVAAAASATEPVNAPVIGDATKPVGVAAGFKALPRPTPPAAASGAEAASGASGAAASDANAGVGAAGTRAAPHAIGTATSATASAPGATATAVSAASAPPAARRLPTRKPRRAPASDAAITAAAPRNDNRAIPAEKPARGGIDE
- the rodA gene encoding rod shape-determining protein RodA — its product is MQFDKRASLDKIKQMFAGFDRPLALIVFLLLCVGIVTLYSASIDMPGRVEDQLRNILLTFALMWVIANIPPQTLMRFAVPLYSFGVALLVAVALFGMTKKGAKRWLNVGVVIQPSEILKIATPLMLAWYYQRRESSLRWYDFVVAFGILMVPVGLIAKQPDLGTAVLVFAAGLFVIYLAGLSYKLIVPVLVAGVLAVGSIAVFENRICQPEVVWPLMHDYQKHRVCTLLDPTSDPLGKGFHTIQAVIAIGSGGPLGKGYLKGTQAHLEFIPEKHTDFIFAVFSEEFGLVGGIVLLTLYMALIARGLYIAAQGATLFGRLLAGSLTLAFFVYAFVNIGMVSGVLPVVGVPLPFMSYGGTALTTLGIAIGLIMSVGRQKRLMKS